AACGCCTCGACGACGGCTCCGGCGATGCATATCTGCGCCTGTACGAGGACTTTCTTCAGGTTTACGACCCAAAACTGCGCGAACGCACCGGGTCGTACTACACCCCAAACGGGGTCGTCGCGGCAATGGTCAGGTTCACTGAGGATGTGATACGGCAGCGCCTCGGAATAGCCAATGGCTTTGCGTCACCGCAGGTTGTAGTCGTCGACCCGGCGATGGGAACAGGAACATTCCTTCTCAACATCTTGGACCGCGCCGCCAAATCGATCCATGAAGACGAGGGGCCGGGTGCCGTGGGACCACGCCTTCGCGAGATGACGGGCCAGAGGCTTATTGGCTTCGAGATGCAGACTGGCCCTTATGCAGTCGCCGAATTGCGCATGCATGCCAGACTCAGGGACCTGAAGTCTTCCGCTCCAGCGCACGGCCTGCGGTTGTACGTAACCAACACTCTCGACAACCCAAAAGACGAATTCAATTGGCTTCCCGGTACGTTCAAGGCAATCGCAGAGTCGCGAAAGCAAGCCAACAAGGTTAAGCGCGACGAGAGGGTCATGGTCGTTCTGGGTAACCCACCCTACGACGCTGTGAAGCACGGGGCAGGAAAATGGATCGAGCTCGGCGACCCCGATTTGGGAGTTCGGGCCCCTCTCGCGAATTTCCGACTCCCAGGCAACGGCAAGTACGAGTCAAAGATGTCGAACTTGTACGTCTACTTCTGGAACTGGGCCACATGGAAGGTCTTTGAATGCCACGATGATTCTCCATTCGGCGTCATCACCTTCATCACCCCGCGCGCGTGGATCAAGGGCGCAGGATTCGCCGGTATGCGCAAGTACCTACGATCGGCAGCAGACGAAGGCTGGATCATCGATCTGTCGCCTGAGGGCCAACGGCCAGACGGAGCTACGAGGATCTTCCCTGAGGTCGCTCAGGAACTATGCATCGCAGTCTTTGTGCGGTGGAGCCGCCCCGAAGATCAACCGAAGTCCGTGAAGCCACCTGCAGTTGTGAGGCACATCTCCCTCGCCGGCCACCGCCTTCAGAAAATACAGGCGTTGACGGACCTCAGCCTCGGCGATAGCCGGTGGAGAACCTGCGCTTCCGGTGAAACCGCTCCGTTCCTTCCTCCAGGCAGCGATCTGTGGGAATCAAGTCCCCGACTTAGCGATCTCATGCCATGGTCATCCAGAGGGGTGACGCCAGGTCGTGTGTGGGTGTATGCGCCGGACCGGGCGACTTTGGAGCGCCGCTGGGAGCTTTTCGTCGCGGCTGACGAAGCCGACAAGAGAGAGATGTTCGGAGAAGCTCGCGACCGCAATCTACATACTACGGTGGGCTCGCTTCCGGGCATCCAAGACCGAGGGGCCGTGCCCCTCGCTCAAGAACGCCGAGGCATGTTGGATCCCGTGCGTGTTGGCTACCGAGCCTTCGACCGGCAGTGGCTGATCCCAGACAATCGCTTGATGGTCGTGCCCCGGCCCGACCTGTGGCGCGTACGTGGCGCATCACAACTCTTCGTTGTGGAGCAAAATGCTCACGCGATCACAAACGGACCCGGCCTTGTCTTTAGTGCCTTCATCCCAGACATGCACTACTTTAATGGGCGCAGCGGGGCGGTCCGGCCTCTCTATCGGGACGCAGCCGGGCAAACTGCCAATGTCACCCCCGAACTGCTTCCGGTCGTATCTCAGCGCCTTGGCGTGTCAGTAAGCGCGCAAGAACTCATCGCCTATATAGCAGCCGTGACCTCACACCCCGCCTACACCGAGCAATTCGTGGAGGACTTGGAAATGCCCGGCGCGCGCATACCATTTACGGCTGCCCCGGAGCTCTGGGACCGGGCCGTTGAAATTGGGCGGCGGGTGCTGTGGCTGCATACTTTCGGTGAGCGTTTTGCCGATGCCAGCGCCGGGAGGCATGGGGCGCCTCCGAGCCCCCGCCTCCCGGCCGAACGGCGCCCGGTCAGTCTGGTGGCAATCCCCGACACTACAGATGGCATGCCGACGTCCATGCGGTATGACGAGGCCTCGAAGCAGCTATGGATAGGAGCTGGCTGCGTTGGACCAGTAGAGCCAGAAGTGCGCCGGTACTCGGTGTCGGGCATGAATGTGCTGGACAAGTGGTTCGGCTACCGCCGTAAGGAGCCTGCAGGCAAGCGCCTGCGCTCGCTTGACCACGAGTGCTCGCCTACCTGGCTCCCTGACTGGACTTCTGAGCTGCTCGAACTCCTCAACGTGTTGGCCTGTTGGTGGAACTTGAGCCAGAGCAGCGCCAACTGCTGGACGAAGTCTGCCAGGGACCGCGCATTACGGTGAACGACCTGACGGCGGCGGGCGTTTTGCCTGTCCCAGAATACGCCACACGGTTGCCCCGGGCAGGCGAGGGTGAGGCCATCTTCTGAGAAACAACAGGAAGCAAGAGGGACGGAAGCTCCGGCGCCCCCGTCCCCTTGTGATCTGGTAGTGCAACTGACCGGTTATCCGCAATCCAGACCCAGAGCACCAGAGCCCGCGCACGTACGGAGAACGGCAGGCTTCATATGTCCAAGATCGAGCTCGGGAAGGGCATAGCTCTCACACCGCCCGAAAAGCTGCTCGCACTCCACGGGCTGACCTTCACAAAAGAACGATCCCAAGGCTTCGCTTCCGACTGGGCACTGACCGTGGAGGATCGCCCTAGCATCACCATCCGGGACATTACCTGGGAGGTCGGAAAGCGCGACATTCGCACGATCATGCCCGAGCAACTCCCCGAACTCCCCCGAGAAATTGCCAAGTTCTACGAGCGGCGCCGCGCCGGCATCTACTACTGCGACGACGAACAGCACACATGGATGACCGCACGCACCGTCACCTTCGCAGCCGACGGCTGGCCGATGCACCGGCAACCGCACACGCTTGACGCCCTCGACGCTGAGTGCGGCGCAGACCTCATCCGTGCAGCATGCCGATTGGGTATCGCTGACATCGGCCATAAGGGAGAAATCGTCACCCGCGATCGGCCAGGCAAGGGCGAGCTCTGCGCTCTGTTCGAACCGGACTGCGACGATGGGGCCCACCCCGCGTTCTATGCGGTGACCCGTGTTGTGCCCGTCCTGCGCCGCATCGGCTGGATCTAGCTTCGCAGGCGAGCAGCAGGTGAGTCAGGCACCGGTCCAAGGCCCATGCTTGGCGACGCGTTCGACACACCTCCGACACACTGCCCGTCTCCGTGGTACCCCAGGTCTCCTTTTTGCAGGTCAGTCGAGGTATGCGACGGGATCGCTACATCCACTCCGGAGCCGTCTGCGCAGGTTCGAATCCTGCCGGCCGGGGGCACCCAGCATGAGGTGCGCAAAGACCCCGTCACCAGCGGAAACGCTGAGGCCGCGGTCTTGGCGTATGTGCAGGCGTATGCCGCCCGAAGCGGCCGTACGTCGGGGCCTCTTGACGGGATCTTGGAGTATGGCTGCAGGTGTGGGCCAGGGAAAGGCGAGGCCCGCACCGACGCCAAGGGTCACCACCCAGCACGGATCGCCTGGCCGCAGGGGCTGCCGACGCGCACCGGAGTTGGCCACTTTCCCGCGCCGATGCACAAGGGCAGGCTCCGTCCACCCCACAACGGGCCTGCCCTTGCTCGGGAGAGGGAGACTTTCCCGAGTGTCCGACGCGGCGCGCGGCGCCGGACCACTTGTGGTGGCGG
This genomic interval from Streptomyces sp. NBC_00557 contains the following:
- a CDS encoding type ISP restriction/modification enzyme, with amino-acid sequence MGSFESIIREAIGVFGEELKPKLKASTGTEDQLRGPFERLITSAVGGLGLKSVLIGEVPLVDIGARPDYAVHVADALVGHVELKRPGVGADPDSFTGRNASQWQKLKLLPNVLYTDGNEWGLYRNGHRVGEIARMNLSVKTAGSKLAPADDGVSRVLFDFLTWKPQPPRTITQLVRAVAGLCRLLCSEVREALRLEKSGKRLETLTVLKEDWGKLLFPEQTDEEFADQYAQTVVFALLLARVEGIVFEHDTMHGIATKLGKKHSLMGKALDVLTDDSLTGLSTTLDTLIRVIGTVDWERLDDGSGDAYLRLYEDFLQVYDPKLRERTGSYYTPNGVVAAMVRFTEDVIRQRLGIANGFASPQVVVVDPAMGTGTFLLNILDRAAKSIHEDEGPGAVGPRLREMTGQRLIGFEMQTGPYAVAELRMHARLRDLKSSAPAHGLRLYVTNTLDNPKDEFNWLPGTFKAIAESRKQANKVKRDERVMVVLGNPPYDAVKHGAGKWIELGDPDLGVRAPLANFRLPGNGKYESKMSNLYVYFWNWATWKVFECHDDSPFGVITFITPRAWIKGAGFAGMRKYLRSAADEGWIIDLSPEGQRPDGATRIFPEVAQELCIAVFVRWSRPEDQPKSVKPPAVVRHISLAGHRLQKIQALTDLSLGDSRWRTCASGETAPFLPPGSDLWESSPRLSDLMPWSSRGVTPGRVWVYAPDRATLERRWELFVAADEADKREMFGEARDRNLHTTVGSLPGIQDRGAVPLAQERRGMLDPVRVGYRAFDRQWLIPDNRLMVVPRPDLWRVRGASQLFVVEQNAHAITNGPGLVFSAFIPDMHYFNGRSGAVRPLYRDAAGQTANVTPELLPVVSQRLGVSVSAQELIAYIAAVTSHPAYTEQFVEDLEMPGARIPFTAAPELWDRAVEIGRRVLWLHTFGERFADASAGRHGAPPSPRLPAERRPVSLVAIPDTTDGMPTSMRYDEASKQLWIGAGCVGPVEPEVRRYSVSGMNVLDKWFGYRRKEPAGKRLRSLDHECSPTWLPDWTSELLELLNVLACWWNLSQSSANCWTKSARDRALR